The following proteins are co-located in the Mycolicibacterium goodii genome:
- a CDS encoding zinc ribbon domain-containing protein — protein sequence MTQPPDDGANPDGANPDANPDEVPVTECRVCKVDVPKGKYCGLCGVHLDKEPGDGPEWLRVTASCVAPEEHLLKPAITSSLFPHLSHRSRIPFRIAMAVLVIALVVCAYLRLPSALIAVAALGLPLLFLIYLQESDAFSDLPKSTLVLTAALGIALGIGWVLLTGTMMARSYGVPLGSGITGYRLLRNGLGVPIGGLLLMVVPAVAIRLLRPPTRESLDGFMIGALGATAFTAAATLTRLAPQLTTGMVARNRPMSGLFVEAGIRGFAVPLTAAAVGGLIGAALWFTRPPSKVHQHPGYVRAVMLGCGLIVVLVYAGLGLIDVARVPQWIQLAVHVAVALVAMFALRVGLHLALLHEAHDEIASDKPILCPRCGHVVPDMAFCAHCGAATHASSRSSRSERRENRPVRQRRADAG from the coding sequence ATGACCCAACCACCCGATGACGGTGCCAACCCAGACGGTGCCAACCCGGATGCCAACCCGGACGAGGTTCCGGTGACCGAGTGCCGCGTCTGCAAGGTCGACGTGCCCAAGGGTAAGTACTGCGGCCTGTGCGGGGTCCACCTCGACAAGGAGCCCGGGGACGGCCCGGAGTGGTTGCGCGTCACCGCGTCCTGCGTCGCACCCGAAGAGCATCTGCTGAAGCCGGCGATCACCAGTTCGCTGTTCCCGCACCTGTCGCACCGGTCGCGCATCCCGTTCCGGATCGCGATGGCAGTGTTGGTGATCGCGCTGGTGGTGTGCGCGTATCTCCGGTTGCCCTCGGCGCTGATCGCGGTCGCCGCGCTCGGACTGCCGCTGTTGTTCCTCATCTACCTGCAGGAGTCCGACGCGTTCAGCGATCTGCCCAAGAGCACGCTGGTGTTGACGGCCGCGCTGGGCATCGCGCTCGGAATCGGCTGGGTGTTGCTCACCGGCACCATGATGGCCAGGTCCTATGGCGTGCCGCTGGGCTCGGGCATCACCGGATATCGGCTGCTGCGCAACGGACTCGGCGTCCCCATCGGCGGTCTGCTGCTGATGGTGGTGCCCGCGGTGGCCATCCGGCTGCTGCGGCCACCCACGCGGGAATCGCTGGACGGGTTCATGATCGGCGCGCTGGGCGCAACGGCGTTCACCGCGGCCGCCACGCTGACCCGGCTGGCTCCGCAGCTCACCACCGGCATGGTGGCCCGCAACCGGCCGATGTCCGGACTGTTCGTCGAGGCCGGCATCCGTGGTTTCGCCGTGCCGCTCACCGCGGCCGCCGTGGGCGGTCTGATCGGTGCGGCACTGTGGTTCACCCGCCCGCCGAGCAAGGTCCACCAGCATCCCGGCTATGTGCGGGCCGTGATGTTGGGATGCGGGCTCATCGTCGTCCTCGTCTATGCCGGCCTGGGGTTGATCGACGTCGCGCGGGTGCCGCAGTGGATCCAGTTGGCCGTGCATGTGGCGGTGGCGCTGGTGGCGATGTTCGCGCTGCGCGTCGGCCTGCACCTCGCGTTGCTGCACGAGGCCCACGACGAGATCGCCTCGGACAAGCCCATTCTCTGCCCGCGCTGCGGCCACGTGGTTCCGGACATGGCGTTCTGCGCGCACTGCGGTGCGGCCACGCACGCGTCGTCGCGGTCCTCCCGCAGCGAGCGGCGGGAGAACCGGCCGGTCCGGCAGCGGAGGGCCGACGCCGGATGA